Proteins encoded within one genomic window of Methanothrix harundinacea 6Ac:
- the trpE gene encoding anthranilate synthase component I — protein sequence MPSAVRSFPADGGSSPEIGPLPRLFEVTSLLDPRAPLSLYSALRGEGYPFLLESVEKSGQRARFSFVGASPAAVVKVRGRRFEVQVFDGAGGLIELLRRRLLASAVIDGPGGYGISGEIRPERDLFDLLRSAIPAGTGPSKFGRQAFLGGGIGYLAYDLVAERIDRPKASDKPDAVFGIFDKCFVFDHLTGKVCLAVAPLLPGLDPEEIASAATDHLGDLDLREPQAGDLDPLSVEADPAGPFEESVRRAKEHILAGDIFQVVLSRRTRVRLGRPDPVVLYRRLREINPSPYTYIFEFGDHSLVGASPETLFSLSDRVVTTNPIAGTCPRGGSREEDDLLAAKMLEDEKERAEHVMLVDLGRNDVRSVSKAGSIKVEDFMAVLRYSHVQHIETTVRGTLREGCDSFDAARAIFPAGTLSGAPKLRAMEIIDDLEGRERGIYGGGVGYFSSDGSADFAIAIRSVVLEGDLAVVQAGAGIVADSDPHREFLETERKMAAMKRALGVGL from the coding sequence TTGCCCTCCGCGGTGAGGTCCTTCCCCGCCGATGGGGGTTCGTCCCCGGAGATCGGCCCTCTCCCGAGGCTCTTCGAGGTGACATCCCTCCTCGACCCCCGGGCCCCCCTCAGCCTCTACTCCGCCCTCCGGGGGGAGGGGTACCCCTTCCTCCTGGAGTCCGTCGAGAAGTCGGGGCAGAGGGCCCGGTTCTCCTTCGTGGGGGCGAGCCCCGCCGCCGTGGTAAAAGTCCGGGGGAGGAGGTTTGAGGTCCAGGTCTTCGACGGCGCCGGAGGTCTGATAGAGCTCCTCAGGAGGAGGCTCCTCGCCTCCGCCGTCATCGACGGCCCCGGAGGATACGGCATCTCCGGCGAGATCAGGCCCGAAAGAGACCTCTTCGACCTCCTCCGGTCCGCCATCCCCGCCGGGACGGGCCCCTCAAAGTTCGGGAGGCAGGCCTTCCTCGGCGGAGGGATCGGCTACCTCGCCTACGACCTCGTCGCGGAGAGGATCGATCGGCCCAAGGCCTCCGATAAGCCCGATGCCGTCTTCGGGATCTTCGATAAGTGCTTCGTCTTCGACCACCTGACGGGGAAGGTCTGCCTCGCCGTCGCCCCCCTCCTCCCGGGGTTGGACCCCGAGGAGATCGCCTCTGCCGCGACGGACCATCTCGGGGACCTGGACCTCCGGGAGCCACAGGCAGGAGACCTCGATCCCCTATCGGTGGAGGCGGACCCCGCTGGCCCCTTTGAGGAGTCGGTCCGGAGGGCCAAAGAGCACATCCTCGCCGGCGACATCTTCCAGGTGGTCCTCTCCAGGAGGACGAGGGTCCGGCTCGGGAGGCCCGACCCCGTAGTCCTATACCGGAGGCTCCGGGAGATCAACCCGAGCCCCTACACCTACATCTTCGAGTTCGGGGACCACTCCCTGGTGGGGGCGTCCCCCGAGACCCTCTTCAGCCTCTCCGACCGGGTCGTGACGACAAACCCCATCGCCGGGACGTGCCCCCGGGGCGGGAGCCGGGAGGAGGACGACCTCCTCGCGGCGAAGATGCTGGAGGACGAGAAGGAGAGGGCGGAGCACGTGATGCTCGTAGACCTCGGGAGAAACGACGTCCGGTCCGTCTCGAAGGCGGGCTCGATAAAGGTGGAGGATTTCATGGCCGTCCTCCGGTACTCTCACGTCCAGCACATCGAGACGACGGTCCGGGGTACCCTCCGGGAGGGATGCGACTCCTTCGACGCCGCCCGGGCGATCTTCCCCGCGGGGACCCTCTCGGGGGCGCCCAAGCTCCGGGCGATGGAGATCATCGACGACCTGGAGGGGCGGGAGAGGGGGATCTACGGCGGCGGCGTCGGCTACTTCTCCTCCGACGGCTCCGCCGACTTCGCCATCGCCATCCGCTCCGTCGTCCTCGAAGGGGACTTGGCCGTCGTCCAGGCGGGGGCGGGGATCGTCGCCGACTCCGACCCCCACCGGGAGTTCCTGGAGACGGAGAGGAAGATGGCGGCGATGAAGCGGGCCCTGGGGGTGGGGCTGTGA
- the trpB gene encoding tryptophan synthase subunit beta: MKTKDAPTTRFGRFGGQFVPETLIQPLKELAEAYLRLKEDADFMGELNSLLADYAGRPTPLYLARALSRELGQKVYLKREDLVHGGAHKLNNVLGQALVAKAIGKTRLIAETGAGQHGVASAMVGANLGLETEVYMGEVDIERQKMNVYRMELLGARVIPVRSGSRTLKDAINEAMRDWAGSYETTHYLMGTVAGPHPYPLMVRELQSVIGTEAREQILAAEGRLPDAVAACVGGGSNAMGIFSGFLKDETRLIAVEAGGRGITSGRKIADHGACLNFGDEGVLHGAMTKILQDPYGQILESYSLAAGLDYPGVGPELAHLAEVGRVTPAVADDETALLGLRRLSVLEGIIPALESSHAVGYALRNPDALGEVSIINLSGRGDKDLATVMEHEGRVGR; this comes from the coding sequence ATGAAGACCAAAGATGCGCCGACGACGAGGTTTGGGAGGTTCGGAGGACAGTTCGTCCCCGAGACCCTGATCCAGCCCCTGAAGGAGCTGGCAGAGGCTTACCTTCGCCTCAAGGAGGACGCCGATTTCATGGGAGAGCTCAATTCCCTTCTGGCCGACTACGCCGGAAGGCCCACCCCCCTCTACCTCGCCCGGGCCCTCTCCCGGGAGCTGGGCCAGAAGGTCTACCTGAAGAGGGAGGACCTGGTCCACGGAGGGGCCCATAAGCTGAACAACGTCCTGGGGCAGGCCCTGGTGGCCAAGGCGATCGGAAAGACGAGGCTCATCGCCGAGACGGGGGCGGGGCAGCACGGCGTCGCCTCCGCCATGGTGGGGGCGAACCTCGGCCTCGAGACGGAGGTCTACATGGGGGAGGTGGACATCGAGCGGCAGAAGATGAACGTCTACCGGATGGAGCTGTTGGGGGCGAGGGTGATACCGGTGAGGTCGGGGTCGAGGACCCTCAAGGACGCCATCAACGAGGCGATGAGGGACTGGGCTGGGAGCTACGAGACGACCCACTACCTGATGGGGACGGTCGCCGGGCCCCACCCCTACCCCCTGATGGTGAGGGAGCTTCAGTCCGTCATCGGGACCGAGGCGAGGGAGCAGATCCTAGCCGCCGAGGGGAGGCTCCCCGATGCCGTCGCCGCCTGCGTCGGCGGAGGCTCCAACGCCATGGGGATCTTCTCCGGCTTTCTTAAGGATGAGACGAGGCTGATCGCCGTCGAGGCGGGGGGGAGGGGGATCACCTCCGGCCGAAAGATAGCAGACCACGGCGCCTGCCTCAACTTCGGGGACGAGGGGGTCCTCCACGGGGCGATGACCAAGATCCTCCAGGACCCCTACGGCCAGATCCTCGAGTCCTACTCCCTGGCCGCAGGCCTCGACTACCCCGGCGTCGGCCCCGAGCTCGCCCACCTCGCCGAGGTCGGCAGGGTGACGCCGGCGGTGGCCGACGACGAGACCGCCCTCCTCGGCCTGAGGCGGCTCTCGGTCCTGGAGGGGATCATTCCAGCGCTCGAGTCCTCTCACGCCGTCGGCTACGCCCTAAGAAACCCCGATGCCCTCGGGGAGGTCTCGATCATCAACCTCTCAGGAAGGGGAGATAAGGACCTGGCGACGGTGATGGAGCATGAGGGGAGGGTGGGGAGATGA
- a CDS encoding amylo-alpha-1,6-glucosidase: MSFDLSIRPKSYQEGSEREWLVTNGLGGYASSTVIAANTRSYHGLLVAALTPPTGRTLLLSSIDEELIADGVSCHLACHQYPGTIYPQGFRHLQEFRRYPVPTFLYRTEGMEVEKRVFMVYGENTTVIRYDIEGVGLFRAVPLVSCRSFHVASGAPPMDQSRLSVEGPGGGVRLRSDCDFSIVSDGARYLREDLWYHSLEYEVERRRGLQWREDAFSPGRFEAEVDGRLSFSIIASLHRSSPAGAGALLVREEDRVNRLLAAGGDPRSGVLAAGADQFLVRRGDGKSIIAGYPWFNDWGRDAMIALPGLLLTTGRFEDAGTVLATFAGAMKDGLLPNDFGAEGYNTIDAALWFFWAVYKYWSYSGDLELVRQLLPTLRAICRRYAGETPGSYSDGDGLIASKPGLTWMDAKVGEEFVTPRAGKACEINALWYNGLKVMELFTERLGDEVAEEVVYPDLAERVGESYSKFWNPEEGCLYDLIDGIDPAIRPNQVIAASLPFTPLDASMVRGVVETATEELLTPYGLRTLSPRDPAYLGRYEGGPAERDRAYHQGTVWPWLMGPYITARLRAGGNTKKEREAAGELLRPLIDLEGQIGVGTICEVFDGDGPHRPGGCITQAWSVGEVMRAWNEAVLGGARGPKV; this comes from the coding sequence ATGAGCTTCGACCTCTCTATCAGACCGAAGAGCTATCAGGAGGGCTCGGAGCGGGAGTGGCTCGTCACCAACGGCCTCGGAGGGTACGCCTCCTCGACGGTCATCGCGGCGAACACCCGATCCTACCACGGCCTCCTGGTGGCGGCCCTGACCCCCCCGACCGGAAGGACCCTCCTCCTCTCCTCCATAGACGAGGAGCTGATCGCCGACGGGGTCAGCTGCCACCTAGCCTGCCACCAGTACCCCGGGACGATATACCCCCAGGGCTTCCGCCACCTCCAGGAGTTCCGGAGGTATCCGGTCCCGACCTTCCTCTATCGGACCGAGGGGATGGAAGTAGAAAAGAGGGTCTTCATGGTCTACGGCGAGAACACCACCGTCATCAGATACGATATCGAGGGGGTCGGCCTCTTCAGGGCTGTCCCCCTCGTCAGCTGCCGCTCCTTCCACGTCGCCTCCGGCGCCCCTCCCATGGACCAGTCGCGCCTCTCGGTCGAGGGGCCCGGTGGGGGCGTCCGCCTCCGGTCGGATTGCGACTTCTCCATAGTATCCGACGGGGCCCGCTACCTCCGGGAGGATCTCTGGTACCACAGCCTGGAGTACGAGGTCGAGAGGCGGAGGGGGCTACAGTGGCGGGAGGACGCCTTCTCCCCCGGGAGGTTCGAGGCGGAGGTCGACGGCCGCCTCTCCTTCAGCATCATCGCCTCCCTCCACCGGAGCTCCCCGGCGGGGGCCGGGGCCCTTCTGGTCCGGGAGGAGGATAGGGTCAACAGGCTCCTTGCGGCGGGCGGAGATCCGCGGTCAGGCGTCCTCGCCGCCGGCGCCGACCAGTTCCTCGTCCGGAGGGGCGACGGCAAGAGCATCATAGCCGGGTACCCCTGGTTCAACGACTGGGGGAGGGACGCCATGATCGCCCTCCCCGGCCTCCTCCTCACCACCGGGAGGTTCGAGGACGCCGGGACGGTCCTCGCCACCTTCGCCGGGGCGATGAAGGACGGCCTCCTCCCCAACGACTTCGGGGCCGAGGGGTACAACACCATCGACGCAGCCCTCTGGTTCTTCTGGGCTGTATACAAGTACTGGTCTTACTCGGGGGACCTGGAACTGGTTCGCCAGCTCCTCCCCACCCTCCGGGCGATCTGCCGCCGTTACGCCGGGGAGACCCCAGGATCTTACTCCGACGGGGACGGCCTCATCGCCTCCAAGCCCGGCCTCACCTGGATGGACGCGAAGGTGGGGGAGGAGTTCGTCACCCCCCGGGCGGGGAAGGCCTGTGAGATCAACGCCCTCTGGTACAACGGTCTGAAGGTGATGGAGCTCTTCACCGAGAGGCTCGGCGACGAGGTGGCGGAGGAGGTGGTCTACCCCGATCTGGCGGAGCGGGTCGGCGAGAGCTACTCGAAGTTCTGGAACCCGGAGGAGGGCTGTCTATACGACCTGATCGACGGGATCGACCCCGCCATCAGGCCAAACCAGGTGATAGCCGCCTCCCTCCCCTTCACCCCCCTCGACGCCTCCATGGTCCGGGGCGTCGTCGAGACGGCGACGGAGGAGCTCCTCACCCCCTACGGCCTGCGGACCCTATCGCCGAGGGATCCGGCCTACCTGGGGCGGTACGAGGGCGGCCCCGCCGAGAGGGATCGGGCCTACCACCAGGGGACGGTCTGGCCCTGGCTGATGGGGCCTTACATCACCGCCCGCCTCCGGGCGGGCGGCAATACGAAGAAGGAGAGGGAGGCGGCCGGGGAGCTTCTCCGGCCCCTCATCGACCTGGAGGGGCAGATCGGCGTCGGGACGATCTGCGAGGTCTTCGACGGCGACGGGCCCCACCGGCCCGGAGGCTGCATCACCCAGGCCTGGTCCGTCGGCGAGGTGATGAGGGCGTGGAACGAGGCGGTTCTGGGCGGGGCGAGGGGTCCGAAGGTCTGA
- the trpD gene encoding anthranilate phosphoribosyltransferase, producing the protein MKHLQQVLEGRDLSVSEAEALLGEVFNGATDAQIGALLVALKMKGEAVSEIAGLARAMRAGGVRIRPRVPGPLVDTCGTGGDGTNTINVSTAAAIVAASSGAFVAKHGNYAVSSACGSANVLAELGVEVAPGPERVCQAIETLGIGFMLAPVFHPSMKRVASIRRELATRTVFNILGPLTNPAGAPFQVMGVYDPRLCDKLALALKILGTERALVVHGSGLDEITNTGPTRISELDRGALKSYTVTPQEFGYPLARIEEIRGGSPEENAGRLVEILSGAKGPGRDVVAMNSGAALYVAGIAESLFDGARMAEESIDSGRALTTLKRLVASCGSPERLERFL; encoded by the coding sequence ATGAAGCATCTCCAACAGGTCTTGGAGGGGAGGGACCTATCCGTCTCGGAGGCGGAGGCTCTCCTCGGTGAGGTCTTCAACGGGGCGACGGACGCCCAGATCGGGGCGCTCCTCGTCGCCCTGAAGATGAAGGGAGAGGCGGTCTCGGAGATCGCGGGGCTGGCGAGGGCTATGAGGGCCGGAGGGGTGAGGATCAGGCCCCGGGTACCGGGCCCCCTCGTCGACACCTGCGGGACCGGGGGCGACGGGACGAACACCATCAACGTCAGCACCGCCGCTGCCATAGTCGCCGCCTCCTCTGGCGCCTTTGTAGCAAAGCACGGAAACTACGCCGTCAGCTCCGCCTGCGGCTCCGCCAACGTCCTGGCGGAGCTGGGGGTGGAGGTCGCCCCCGGCCCCGAGCGGGTCTGCCAGGCGATCGAGACCCTGGGGATCGGGTTCATGCTCGCCCCCGTCTTCCACCCCTCCATGAAGCGGGTCGCCTCCATCCGGAGGGAGCTAGCCACGAGGACGGTCTTCAACATCCTCGGCCCCCTCACCAACCCCGCGGGGGCGCCGTTCCAGGTGATGGGGGTCTACGACCCCCGCCTCTGCGATAAGCTCGCCCTCGCCCTCAAGATCCTGGGGACGGAGAGGGCGTTGGTAGTCCACGGCTCCGGCCTCGACGAGATCACCAACACCGGCCCGACCCGGATCTCCGAGCTGGATCGGGGCGCCCTCAAAAGCTACACCGTCACCCCTCAGGAGTTCGGCTACCCCCTGGCCCGGATCGAGGAGATCCGGGGGGGGAGCCCCGAGGAGAACGCCGGGCGGCTCGTCGAGATCCTCTCGGGGGCGAAGGGCCCCGGAAGGGACGTCGTGGCCATGAACTCGGGGGCTGCCCTCTACGTCGCCGGGATCGCGGAGTCTCTCTTCGACGGCGCGAGGATGGCCGAGGAGTCGATCGACTCGGGGCGGGCCCTCACGACCCTAAAGAGGCTCGTCGCCTCCTGCGGCAGCCCCGAGAGGCTGGAGCGGTTCCTATGA
- a CDS encoding phosphoribosylanthranilate isomerase, with translation MTRAKICGIRDPGARDAAVASGADAVGFVVEISRSRRSIGRKEAKSLIGGLPPFVSSVIVVEPKSAAEAASLALDTGAEVLQVNGTLGFEDLAALREMVPAKLVATVPARAGALEEARRLAGVADALLVDSHEGGKLGGTGTVHDWNLTAELVKKVGAPVILAGGLSPENVAEAIRAVGPYAVDVSSGVETGGRKDPAKIAAFLRGVRSCPPR, from the coding sequence ATGACCAGGGCGAAGATCTGCGGGATCAGGGACCCCGGGGCCAGGGACGCCGCCGTCGCCTCGGGAGCCGACGCCGTCGGCTTCGTGGTGGAGATATCCCGGTCGAGGAGGTCGATCGGGCGAAAGGAGGCGAAGAGCCTCATCGGGGGGCTACCCCCCTTCGTCTCCAGCGTCATCGTGGTGGAGCCAAAATCCGCGGCGGAGGCGGCGAGCCTCGCCCTCGATACGGGAGCCGAGGTCCTCCAGGTGAACGGGACCCTCGGCTTCGAGGATCTAGCGGCCCTCCGGGAGATGGTCCCCGCAAAGCTCGTGGCGACGGTCCCGGCGAGGGCCGGGGCCCTGGAGGAGGCCCGGAGGCTCGCCGGGGTCGCCGACGCCCTCCTCGTCGACAGCCACGAGGGGGGAAAGCTCGGCGGGACCGGGACTGTCCACGACTGGAACCTCACCGCCGAACTTGTGAAGAAGGTCGGCGCCCCCGTCATCCTGGCGGGGGGTCTATCGCCCGAGAACGTCGCTGAAGCGATAAGGGCCGTCGGCCCCTACGCCGTCGACGTCTCCTCCGGGGTCGAGACCGGAGGGAGGAAGGACCCGGCGAAGATAGCCGCCTTCCTCAGGGGGGTGAGGAGTTGCCCTCCGCGGTGA
- a CDS encoding anthranilate synthase component II, protein MRAFEGTAILGVCLGHQAINLAYGGTINRTAPVHGKASEIFHDGRGIFRGLQSPLKGGRYHSLAVEDLAPPLRITATTSDGVVMGVRHRSLPVEGVQFHPESVLTPEGKRLIANWLEGLGR, encoded by the coding sequence ATGAGGGCCTTCGAGGGGACGGCGATCCTGGGGGTCTGCCTCGGCCACCAGGCGATAAACCTCGCCTACGGCGGCACCATCAACAGGACCGCCCCCGTCCACGGGAAGGCCTCAGAGATCTTCCACGACGGCCGCGGGATATTCCGGGGGCTCCAGAGCCCCTTGAAGGGCGGCCGTTACCACTCTCTAGCCGTCGAGGACCTGGCCCCGCCCCTGAGGATCACGGCGACGACCTCCGACGGGGTGGTGATGGGGGTGAGGCACCGAAGCCTCCCGGTGGAGGGGGTCCAGTTCCACCCCGAGTCGGTCCTCACCCCAGAGGGGAAGAGGCTGATCGCGAACTGGCTGGAGGGGCTCGGCCGATGA
- a CDS encoding DUF6612 family protein — protein MKKLLLLLALVAVAFSGCVEETPSAEELKAMMIESVGKVETAAFAVDADQKIKLVNLQETNRSLRTINFETRSEGEGVMNVSARRLKMAMTTTTSTDELGEVVSEMEMYMENDTIYTKIDGNWTRMPGMPPEMWDQQNQVKTQAELLNASEIEFIGSEKVGGIDAYKVRVVPDMETFTQILSQQVGSLPIYAMNLTDIFEESEMEWTTWISKDSALPLKSDVSLDMTITSDMMNLPGGESPEIEMEVESESTVTYSRYNEPIVIEVPEEALAAPSWLDLLMAMMIPQPSEGAIPE, from the coding sequence ATGAAGAAACTATTACTGTTATTGGCCCTGGTCGCCGTAGCCTTCTCCGGCTGCGTCGAGGAGACGCCGAGCGCGGAGGAGCTTAAGGCGATGATGATCGAGTCGGTAGGGAAGGTCGAGACCGCCGCCTTCGCCGTGGATGCGGATCAGAAGATAAAGCTCGTCAACCTCCAGGAGACGAACAGATCCCTGAGGACGATCAACTTCGAGACGAGGTCCGAGGGGGAGGGGGTGATGAACGTATCGGCCCGGCGGCTGAAGATGGCGATGACCACCACCACCAGCACCGATGAACTCGGAGAGGTCGTCTCGGAGATGGAGATGTACATGGAGAACGACACCATCTACACCAAGATCGACGGCAACTGGACGAGGATGCCAGGGATGCCGCCGGAGATGTGGGACCAGCAGAACCAGGTGAAGACCCAGGCGGAACTCCTCAACGCCTCCGAGATCGAGTTCATCGGCTCAGAGAAGGTCGGCGGGATCGATGCCTACAAGGTGAGAGTGGTGCCGGATATGGAGACCTTCACCCAGATCCTGAGCCAGCAGGTCGGATCCCTCCCGATCTACGCCATGAACCTCACCGACATCTTCGAGGAGAGCGAGATGGAGTGGACGACCTGGATCTCCAAGGACTCCGCCCTCCCCCTGAAGAGCGATGTTTCCCTGGACATGACGATCACCTCTGATATGATGAACCTCCCCGGCGGGGAGAGCCCGGAGATCGAGATGGAGGTCGAGTCCGAATCGACGGTGACCTACTCCCGGTACAACGAGCCGATCGTCATTGAGGTGCCCGAGGAGGCCCTCGCCGCCCCCTCCTGGCTCGACCTTCTGATGGCTATGATGATCCCCCAGCCCTCGGAAGGGGCGATCCCGGAGTAG
- a CDS encoding indole-3-glycerol-phosphate synthase — MTSEVVRQILAETEARRSEMPSLASPIRVADPRDLPGRARALRSRGISPIIAEIKPRILKRPLLSEEVATIAQRYEADAGCGISVLTQPTYFLGSPENARVARRSSALPILRKDFILDERQLDEVATDLVLLIAAFSSPLEGLVEAALARDLEPLVEVHTEAELDLALKTEARIVGINNRDLSTLKVSLATFEGLGPLAKNSGLFVVAESGVETRRDVLRMEEAGADAILVGTSLMEEPGLLSVLNGTRSLRREDEGGDDQRYGS; from the coding sequence ATGACCTCCGAGGTCGTGAGGCAGATCCTCGCCGAGACGGAGGCGAGGCGCTCGGAGATGCCGAGCCTCGCCTCCCCGATCAGGGTCGCCGATCCCCGGGACCTCCCGGGCCGGGCCCGGGCCCTCCGGTCGAGGGGGATCAGCCCGATCATCGCCGAGATCAAGCCCCGGATCCTGAAGAGGCCCCTTCTGTCCGAGGAGGTGGCGACGATCGCCCAAAGGTATGAGGCGGATGCGGGCTGCGGTATCTCGGTCCTCACCCAGCCGACCTACTTTCTGGGGTCGCCGGAGAACGCGAGGGTGGCGAGGAGGTCCTCAGCCCTTCCTATCCTCCGGAAGGATTTCATCCTCGACGAGAGGCAGCTCGACGAGGTCGCAACCGACCTCGTCCTCCTCATCGCCGCCTTCTCTTCGCCCCTGGAGGGGCTGGTGGAGGCGGCCCTGGCCAGGGATCTCGAGCCCCTGGTGGAGGTCCACACTGAGGCGGAGCTCGACCTCGCCCTCAAGACCGAGGCCCGGATCGTGGGGATAAATAACAGGGACCTATCGACCCTGAAGGTCAGCCTTGCGACCTTCGAGGGGCTGGGGCCGCTCGCCAAGAACTCCGGCCTCTTCGTCGTCGCCGAGAGCGGCGTAGAGACGAGGAGAGACGTCCTGAGGATGGAGGAGGCGGGGGCCGACGCCATCCTCGTCGGGACCTCCCTGATGGAGGAGCCCGGCCTTCTCTCCGTCCTCAACGGGACGAGGAGCCTCCGACGAGAGGATGAAGGCGGAGATGACCAAAGATATGGGAGCTGA
- the trpA gene encoding tryptophan synthase subunit alpha, translating into MRLAEAFRRRPLLIAYICAGDPSPEATVEVAELLARAGADVVELGLPHSDPIADGPVIQAAAQRAIEAGMNTDVYFETASRIRAKIPLVFMGYYNMIYQRGLEKFAGDCGASGITGLIVPDLPPEEAGPLRAACRRADLDLISLIAPNTPAERIPLIAENSSGFLYLVARAGVTGARSEVLQSTKALIERVNSELPRAVGFGISTPEQAAEVIRAGADAAIVGSACVDLISKGDLAGLEELIRGMKAAIGEARPIEAAARI; encoded by the coding sequence ATGAGGCTCGCCGAGGCCTTCAGGCGCCGCCCCCTCCTCATCGCCTACATCTGCGCCGGCGACCCCAGCCCCGAGGCGACGGTGGAGGTGGCGGAGCTCCTCGCCCGGGCCGGGGCCGACGTCGTCGAGCTGGGGCTCCCCCACTCTGACCCGATAGCCGACGGCCCCGTCATCCAGGCGGCGGCCCAGAGGGCGATCGAGGCGGGGATGAACACCGACGTATACTTCGAGACTGCCTCCCGGATCAGGGCGAAGATCCCCCTGGTCTTCATGGGCTACTACAACATGATCTACCAGCGGGGGCTTGAGAAGTTCGCCGGCGACTGCGGGGCGAGCGGCATCACCGGCCTCATCGTCCCCGACCTTCCGCCGGAGGAGGCGGGCCCCTTGCGGGCGGCCTGCAGGAGGGCGGACCTCGACCTGATATCCCTCATCGCCCCGAATACCCCGGCGGAGAGGATCCCCCTCATCGCAGAAAATTCCAGTGGCTTCCTCTACCTCGTCGCCCGGGCGGGGGTGACGGGGGCCAGGTCCGAGGTGCTGCAGTCGACGAAGGCCCTCATCGAGCGGGTGAACTCCGAGCTGCCCAGGGCCGTCGGCTTCGGCATCTCAACCCCGGAGCAGGCGGCGGAGGTGATCCGGGCCGGAGCCGACGCCGCCATCGTCGGATCCGCCTGCGTCGACCTGATCTCGAAGGGCGACCTTGCGGGGCTGGAGGAGCTGATCCGCGGGATGAAGGCGGCGATCGGAGAGGCGCGGCCGATCGAGGCGGCGGCGAGGATCTGA